ATATAATGGTACAATCTAACAAAGTGTAGCAGAagtaaaaaatagaaaatatgaaacaaTTTGCTTTCCTTGAGAGTTGAACTTAAGACCTCCCGCTTACTAAACGGGTGCTCTAACCAACTGAGCTATGAAAGCACATGTTTAAAAATGTGTAATCTAACTAATTTAGCCATCGGTGGAAATTGACGacccaaaaactaaaaaccacAATCAAGTTAAGCACACACATCTGTGATTTTTGTACCGGGAATCAGATTAATACGACAGTAGAGCTCAAGTCAACTGCAATTGGCTGAGGTAAGAAGAAGAGTAAAcaatttttgttctcttttggCTGCATCATAAGCTTGTTAAATGTCAACTGCTTTTACCAAaaactattcttttttttttttttaatgtatcAAATGATCTTGAAATCTTCTCATGGGTTAGGTAACATGCTTAGTTGGTTGCATCATGCAGGCAGGCAGCCAAGCCAAGTGCCAATCCTATACAAAATTATGAAACTGGTTACCCGAGCATGATGATTTGATGGGTAAAACACAAATGTTCCAATCAGAATTAGATTTAGATCCTAATCTAATGAGGCAACCAGTATCAGTTGGCTGGCTGCTTGCAGACTTATGAATGCAGGCAGCATGTATAAATAATTCCACCATTTAAACTTTCATTTctgatttctctttttcttgccACATAAAAGAAGTATatgaaaaccaaacaaacaaacaaaacaaggcCTTCGGGACCATTTTCCGCAGCATAAAAACAACACGGCCCATGAAGGAATAAAAGAGATGAGCATAGCCCCCTTTTTTTACTAGTTATTTGTCCTCCTATCAATAAAATAGTatcgtttttttttatattaataaaaaaaaaagagagagagattggagtttttatttttttatttttgctccATCTGTATCTACATCAGCACTTCTTGACATGCTCTGATTATGTGCCttccaattaaattattttaattgttaattTAGATGTCGCATTCAAAATCCCTAATTCAGTTCTCCTAATCACTCATCTACGTACTTGATTGTAACATTATAAACAAAAGCATTCATATAATTATTATGGTTTAGTCCAAGTGTACACTGCTGATTTTGTTAACTTAAACAAATATTTACACAAATCCCACATCACACAGCCAGCATTACCAGGAGAAATATCTTAGAGactgttttttcttctcttagtatttatttatttttatttagataaaataataattttctatCACAAAATGCCCCTCAAGTGTATGATCCGTGAACCTCAAAGAcgttttgtgatttttttaattaaaaaaaccaaattaaatgaATATTGCCTCACCCGCTATGGGCGGGCCTGACTTCCTCTCCTGTATAGATGCACATTTTGGATCAAACCATGTGCAGCCCAATCAgctcaaaattaacaaataagtTCTTCTATTCATGTGCTACGTGGCAAAAACTAGCACACAAACGTACCGTAAAGCAGCACATCACTTGCGGTACCGGAATTAAACctttcagttttctttttgtttttttatggatggtgattttctcacactacttttatttttttattttttatttttttttattataaaataaaagagagtgaaaacaaacaattttataaaaatggAGCATGAAGCCTTTTTATtacccttttttattatttatttttgtaagaacaaaaaagcaTATAAATGTGATAAAAAGAGACGGAAGGAGTTCACCAGCTTCGAAACTTTTATCGAATAGCGAACCTTCCACGCACGCGTCTAAAGCGACGCTTCGTACGTGTGCTTGCCCGGACTGGGATTTTTGGTTCCCTCCCAGTTAAGGCGCACGTGTCAGCGAGAGCCCCAAGGACTTCGTCCACGTGTTACCTCTCGCAGCCCTCTTATATCTTCGCCATCTCCCCTTCTTTTTCAGAAAGAGCCCAACCCAAAGCCACAAAAGCAGAACCACAACCCGAATAATCTCCACTTTCGGACCAAGCAAACCCGAAATTTCGTTCATTCTGAATTGTTTTGGGAGAGTATTGGATGCAGTGAGGGCTGACAATTTTGGCCATGGAGATGGAAAATCCGCCGGATTTCAGTTACCTTGGAAGGAATTTCAGTGATCTGAGTAACGGCGAACACTCCTCTGCTTTCAGTGATTGTAACAGCGACAGATCCGGAGAGTTTCAAACGGCGTCGTCTCAGAGCCGTCGGCTTCTGATTTCTTGCACTTCGGACAACTCCGACGATCTGATTCGCCAGCTCATCGCCGACCTCGAGGCCGGTTCGATTGAGGAGCAGAAGCAGGCGGCCATGGAGATCAGGCTCCTCGCCAAGAACAAGTCCGAAAACCGGCTCAAAATCGCCAAAGCAGGCGCGATTAAGCCGTTGGTTTCGCTCTTATCGTGTTCCGATCTCCAGCTACAAGAGTACGGCGTCACGGCGATTCTGAACCTTTCGCTTTGCGACGAGAACAAGGAGCTCATAGCTTCGTCCGGAGCAATCAAGCCTTTGGTACGATCGCTCAAGACAGGAACGCCGACGGCCAAAGAGAACGCAGCTTGCGCTCTGCTCCGCCTATCGCAAATCGAAGAAAACAAAGTCGCAATTGGACGGTCAGGAGCGATTCCGCAGCTGGTAAATCTTCTCGAGAGCGGAGGTTTTCGCGGGAAGAAGGACGCCTCGACGGCTCTGTACTCGCTGTGCTCCGTGAAGGAGAACAAGATCAGAGCCGTCCAATCGGGAATCATGAAGCCGTTGGTGGAATTGATGGCGGATTTCGGGTCAAACATGGTGGACAAATCAGCGTACGTCCTGAGCGTTCTAGTTTCGGTGCCGGAAGCTCGTGCGGCGTTGGTCGAAGAAGGAGGAATTCCGGTGCTGGTGGAGATTATAGAGGTCGGGTCGCAGAGGCAGAAGGAGATTTCGGTGGCGATATTGCTTCAGATTTGCGAGAACAGTGCGGTGCACCGTAATATGGTGGCCCGCGAAGGAGCGATTCCTCCCCTTGTGGCCTTGTCACAGTCCGGCACTAATCGCGCCAAGCAAAAGGTGAGCATTTTCCGGCTGCGAAATAATAATCCTTCCTTGCTTTTTCTTTGGTCAAGTCGGTCCACTGGTCGAGGACCAAGCTTGATGACGTGGAGTGGGgcttttttgaaaatattctcCAATTAATGGGTTCTTTTGTTTGTGGGGttgggaagaagaaaactcTGTTTTACTACGTCTGTCGGCTTGCATAATTTCGGGCCATGTAGCGCTgccattcttttttctttttcttttttaaatatttatactCATGGGtaaaaatctaaaataaaaatagaacaaGATAAGAGCCCAGTTTTTTTGGAACcactccaatttttttttttaaatggggCGCTCCTCTGCATAATACGTGGGAGCATAAGTTTTCTCCCGATTATGGCATTATGCATTTAGATAAAGGCTAGTAATGTCATTTTAGTCGGTGGGGTGCTCGCTCGGCcattatatttgtatttattttaggGGTTTAGGTGgattggtttttttatatatcgtATAATTGGGTCTGACGGgaagttgtttttgtttgtcgttgtgtgtttttttggggACAGGCGGAGACATTGACAGAGCTTCTACGGCAACCGAGATCCGGCAACGTCGCTGCACGAGCGTCAGACTTGTCATTATAAAATGCTCCCACATCATCACCCCTCATGGCCACGTAAACAATCCAACACTGAAAGAGAAGAGtaaaacacaaccaaaaaaaaaaaaaaaatcgaaaactTGTAAATATCTATGTTTCGGAGGAGCTTCAGGCTCGGCTTGTAAAATTTGTGATAAAAGCATTAAATCGAGCTCAGTTTGGTTTGCCTTTTTGGAGCTTATGTTTATTTACTCAAAAGAAATGTGTCCCTTTGCCTACCACTTAGTATAAAAGCTTAGAATATTGTGTTATCGTCATTATCTTTGAGGACTAGTATATTATTAGCATTGTTAATTCAAATTAGGGACTGATTAAGgtgagaaaataataaaatgataatGAAAGGAAAAGTATGTTCTATACTAACCACAtattagaataaaataaaaatgaagataATTATTAACCAAGTGggagataaaaaaaaaaaagcagtcTGAACTCTGGAGGGTCGCTGCTGAGAGTGCGATTTTGctttaagagaaaaaaatcaatgtctttttgtgtgtttgattttgaagtcGTCGCCACGAGGTTCGCGTGCATGAGAATGACGACGGGAAAATGATGGCAGTACAAATGGGTTGGGAGGAATAAAGAATTTCATATAAtggaaataatatattttgttatttttaactAATAAcgtaataatatattttgttatttttaactAATAACATAATGATTTGTGAAATAATTTTGCAATGTATTATTGTGTTATTAATTGAGAATAGCAAAACAATATTATTcccattataaataaatttttctgATTCGGACAAGAGGAGTGGAGGTGGAGAGTGTTCGTTTCGTAAGCAagcaacttttgtttttatataattaaccTTTGATTTTTCGAACATTATTATGCCACCCAAGTGTTTGCCACGTGTGCGTTTTGCCGTTATTTGTAGCAGTTGGTCGTTTAGTCCCATCATGGATGGGGTCTCTGTTCTTTGGGTCCCATTGTTGACGGCTATAGTGTAGGTTGGCGAATATGAATTCGACACGTTCTTTCGAATATGAAGACGCCATTTAtgagctttttttttcttcttctttttttctactTTATGCTTGACAAATGGACTGGAAATTGAGATAATCGAGCCGAGCTTcttggggtttagggttgtGAGATTCAAACTCGGCCTGCAGTCCCCATCACATCCATCATGTCATGATCCGCGTTAGGGCTTaagatttttaaataaataaatagatattGTTTGGTCTTCAATTATTCAAAACAGGAGAAAGCTGAGCTTAGTGACCACTGAATTTGCCCATGGAAATTTCAACTACAGATCAATTAGAcggaaatatttttttcatcacTTCAATTTAGggtgtattattattatttgatttatgtCTATAGAtacaattataattaattttttactttgcATTTATGAAATTAGAATTATGCATATAAACACGtgttaaatattaaaaaagaatacacCTTGGGgttaagaaaaatatgacaaacTAATATTCCCAAATAGGACATTTGGCAAGTGTTGTAAAGTTCCCGTATTTAGTTAAGGAAAAATGTAACCTTTAGTACAACAacttgaatttcattttacttttaaGTGGAAAGTCAAGACCAATATCAATTACATTTTTCCATGAATTCCTTCTGTGTGAACCAAATGGCTTGACCCTTgacatttttttcttgatttttcttgATATGTTTTAGATTTTAGTCGACTTTGATGATTATGTTAATTCACCATAGGCGATGGCATAAAATTCTGCTATGATAGAAAGCCTATTTGTAGATGGAAGATCCAAAACTTAAGTTTCAAATAGAAATCAACGCGTCCCCTTATCACCATCAACATCACCATTTGTTTGCATTGGTTTTTATGGTCAGCGAGCGGGAAGAAATAATACACACATGGATCCAAAACATCATATCACCTACCATCCcttcaaattaatttataaattagcTACTAATGATAAGAAGCTTCCACATCACTTTAACGGTCTTTGCCTAACCACCCatataattcaaatttcaatttcaaatccCTTATCGATACtaaaaaacccccaaaaaaaaaacatcataatTGACATTTTGATAAAATTGGGTGAAATTTTCCTTTAGCTATATATAGCTCGTGGATACATGGGTCAAAAATTTACTCAATAGAACAAGACCAGGTCTTGCTTGGGTCATAAGGAAGGAGGCGGCTATGACAATGGGCAAGTATACCATCTACTTCTACTACTTGTACCCACCCATACTAAAAAATGAATGTCAAAAGGCCTTGATTGGCCACAACCTTGGAGCATTTAACACGAGCAATATTTCGTCTTTTACCTCTTGACTTCACTGTTGAGTGTTGCGCGACATCGTCTCTCTTTCCTCTGTGAAAGTAAAGACAACGAGACAGCAACCAATTGGCCTCCAAATTTGACCATACTTGTACTGTTTATTGTCtattttttattccttttggATAAGTTTCATTCTGTGTTAGTCTTTAATGGTGTTAATCATATAAGCTACCAGGTTGGGTCTTCTCCTCAATTTTGGATTGGACACCAAACTTTCGTTTGCTTGTCAAAATCATtcattaaatattattattcgtGGGGCTTTAGATTCTCATTCaggcaaaaaataaaaataattttttttaaaattatggcaaaaaaatatattttccatATGGAGGTCTAGTCCAGTTGAATAAAACATTGATTTGCACACTAGTGGTTTTTATGTTTGAACAAACCTCTATAGCACATTGACAGTATGTGTGAAAACTCACTCATCTTCCTataagaattctatagtgagggccttaTATATGACTCTTAGGTGAGACCCTATCTCTTAATCGTTTGATCAAATTGATTAGTCGTcgaattaaattgattaaccTGATTCAACGGTTAGGAGATAGGACCTCACCTAAAGACTCAtgcaagaattctatagtgagggctCTATATATGACCTTTAAGTGAAGCTCTGTCTCTTAATCATTGAATCAAATTGATTAGCCTGATCCAACGATTATGAGGTAGGACCTCATCTAAGGGCCACaggccctcactatagaatgactctcCCTTCCtgcccaaaaagaaaatcataaataGCTTGGTTGGACTTCGGCAAACCCTAACAGGCAAAGAGAACTGTGGAGAGTCCACTGGGCTTGTGGGGATGAAGGGAGCCCAGTGTTGTTGAGTTGGGCTGTAAAATAACTTGGGGGTTTTGGATAAAAAAGGACATGCGTAACCCAAACCATAGATGGGCAGACTTACGTCGAGACCAAACATGGCCATGGTCCCTGCATAGTTGTGAAAGATCTTCGTTCTGATgcgttttgtttttgtttttttcattgtTGACAAATCGAATTTTTAAACAAGTTCTCTGAGGTTTATTCTTCCATGAAggttatttgttattttctgtttttggacCATGGACTTTttagttatattttttttaattttttttttttaaagtgtaAGGGTAGATTAGCTATCCTCACCATCAGCGCCAAGACATACCCACAATCGAGCCGGAAGGACTTATGCGTCGCATCTAACTATCAACTGCCACATGTATGAATTTATGTAAGAAATTACAAATCGCGCACTAATAAGGATTGCTGGCAGCATTACTCAAACACTAGTGGGActacacacaaaataaaaaccttgTAAACGGAACCAACCCTTATTGACTTTTTGGACCATTATAAGGTGCATTCCCCTCCCTCCGTGTGTGTAGTTTATGGGTCCGCCACCAAatcatgaagaaagaaattgcATGCATATATAGTACCTAAAATACTTATATTTTTGTTcgttctctctttctttttttgattttaTGGGCTGGCTAGAGTAGTCAATATCTTTTTCATAAGATGATGCAATTTTATCTGTTTAGTTCTTTCATtgaatgaaataatatttctatcaacaagaacaaaaactaaagCAGAAGTAATGCTTACATTTAATGAATTTGGTATATACAAAAATCATCCGCAAATTTAAGAGTTTTATGACATAGTTTTATATGAACTCATACACATTGGACTAGCAGTCATGAGTTGAGTTCCAATCTGGAATTGGTAATACGATATGATATGACaattttaatacaaatttgATATTAAAGTCTATTTATGCGGCGGTATAACGATCATGCTTGAGCAAATTCTCACCAATAATGTGATTGATTATATATTTAAGGTCAACTTTATTAGTGATTGGACATTATACTGTCTTATACCTACAATATTGGTTTCCGaacttatttaattatatctGCTTGTATGTACGATAAATAATCATAGTATGGATACGGAACAAAGtagatattttttaaattaaggggaaaaaaaaggtccACATAAGAAGCCAAGTACAAGCAGAAATTAAAGCAGATTCCAaaccacaaaagaaaaaaaaaaagaaagggaaggaTGACAATTGTTCATCACGTGACAATCACATGGAGATTCTTATCCTCCCCGCAGATATCATATTAGTCCAAAGTGGTTTCGCCCCTAAAAAGGCCCAACGTCCACACCTTGAGGGACAGGTGTCACCATGTCCATCCTTATTGCAAGTTCTCCTCTCTGGGGCCCCGCTTCGTTAGCTACTACAAACTGTGGGGCCCACCTACGACGACGCAAGGGCATGCCGGAGCTTCCTTATCAGCAGGCTCGGCGCACTCAGATGGGGCAAGTGCCCTTCCGTCTCCAGCATCACGACGGTGTTCCGACCGCCCAGGTGGTCCCTCAGGTAAGCCGCCACCGAAGCCGGCACGGACACGTCCTTCGCCGTCTGGATTATGCAGCAGGGCACTCTGACCAGGCCCAGAACCCCCCTCAAATCGCTGTTGAAGACGGCCCGAGATACGAAAAGCGAGATATCGGGTCGCATGTTGAAAAGGGTCCGGCTGAACTCTCGGACCGCCGCCGGAACGTCGGCTCCGACGGCTAACGGCGCAAAGCCTTGGACCCACGCCGAGTAGTTCGCCTCCATTGCCGAAAACACCTTCTCAATCTCCTCTTGCTCAAATCCGCCATGGTAATCTCTATCATTCAAAAAtctaaaaacaagaaaaattggaTTATTGGGTTTGGACCAAATCAATTTTGAGAATTTAGCATTGTGGGTAATTGAATAATGTGTCAACTGCGCGCGTAATTGAGGCAAAATTTTAACTTATTCGATTTATATGGTTGGCCGATTACCTGGGAGAAGCGCCGATGAGGACGAGCTTGGAGAAGAGGTTGGGTCGGCGGATGGAGGCGAGAATTCCGATCATGGCGGAGACGGAGTGGCCAACGTAGGCGCAACGGGTGACGGAGAGGGCGTCGAGAATGGCGAGGAGGTCGTCGACGTAGGCGTCGAGGGTGGTGTAACGGCGGAAGTCAAAGTAGTCCGGGTTGACGCTGCCGGCGCAGACGAGGTCGTATACGATGACGCGGTAGGACTGCGTCAGGTAAGGGAGAATGCGCTGCCAGGCGGACTGGTCGGTGCCGAAGCCGTGGGCGAGGACGAGGAACTTATCGCCGGAGCCGACCACGCGGACGTTGAGGGCGTCGATTATGCTGGTGCTGACCATCTTTGACTGTTAACCGGAGTAGGGGCTTCACTCTTTACTGATCTTCTTTAGCTAGCTTTGGAGatttctaattttaattttcagtttttttttatatttttttatttggggtTGGAGGAAATTAATGGGAATTAGGTGGAGAATGGTGAGTGGGTGGTGGTGGCTTGAGAGTTTCGTATGTGGATGGAGTGGTATTTATATTGCTACGGAAGTATCTGTGTGGGGAGAAGTAGATTGgctatttccttttttttcctttttctttgggtttgGTTGTGAATTGTTTGTGAcaggtttgttttgtgttgtgATGCTGCTTTGCGTTTTGTCCAGGGGCATATGGTTTTGGACAAAGCTTTTATCCTGTGTGATTGTGATCTTTTTCCACTCAAATAGTACTTGGCCTTCAAAGAGGTGGCCCGGGTGTTGTGTTCTTAGATGAGGttttttattggaattttcaGTTTGGTGTTTTGTGGCTCATACTTTTTGTCAATAACAGTGTGACGCTAATATGcgtgcaaattttttttgtgtgtatgtgtattagatgaattatttttgtatatgtgTTTTAGATGAATATCTCTTTACAAGCAGAGAAGGCAAATAGTATCCTTAAACAAATATGTGTAATTTGACAAAatcaaaaacaagaaaagaaaacaaatttataaagCTTTAATCATCAATGATTTGACTCTTGATCATGTAGTAAGGCATGCTTTGTCTCTTGATAATGTATTATACTTTTCCCCATGCACAGCCCTCAAAAAACTAACCCAATTGGCAGTTTTAGATTAGACTCATGAATTTCCGCAGGGTTGACTTCCAATTACAACTTTGACTTGTTGGGTTGTAAATTTAGGAGGAAGGTGAGGAGGGGTGAGAAAAATAGATTTTGATGGGTACTGTACTGAAATTCTCATTGTCCCATATAAGATATGTTGTTGGCTGGACTTGGACATAATTGGTATTTCACTGCCTACCCTAACAACACATTGGGATTTTCCTGTGTGGTCCTGTTAGCAAAAGACATGAAAAAATATGTCACCGTTTGCATAAATTTCATGTCTTATAGGCTTTGTATGGAGACATGCATCCCTCTGATAGAGATGGCATTTGGTGCTCTCAAAACCCAACCTATGTATATCAAAAGAAACCActcaaaatatataataagtTGGTTGAATTGGCAACGCATTCACAATCTATGATGAGGAGGCTAAGTACAGAGAATATAGTGTGCCCCACTTCTGTAATCCCTAATCTGATTTCAATGTATCTCAATCCATATATGgataaaaaagaagggaagatTACTTTTTtgacagaaaaaagaaaaagaagggaaggTTACTTGTTCGAAAAGTATACTTAATATGGAAGAATTTTAATTAATCGTGCCACGTGGTGCTTCGGGTACCATTGATCTGTTGGATGTGTACGTATGTGATGATTATGCTATGTATATATGATACAAGTGCACAATGACAGCTGAAGGGAAGTACGTTCACAATGATAACGATATGGACCATATGAAACACATTAACAAAATTATGGACCAGAATAAATATGGCCTACCAATTGAACTGTCAGAAGTTAGGCAAATATCAAGTGCTCCtgtttaatttcatattagtCTTCAATTTATATGGTAGTCGCCTACGCACATGCATGAGTGATGATCATATCTTAATGTATATGATTTATGCTATGTATGATAGGTCATAGTTACTCACGCACGCACTCACACACGCACGTGGGCAAGCTTTAGCGCATATTTTTCTGTCCTCATACGGATTAGATTGTGAAATATGTTGTGATGAGTATGATGCGTCATGAGCATGAGCAAAACAAGAGTCCAAGAGCAATGGATATGAAGGTTTTAACATTTAGAATCTGATTCAATGGAGGTAGCCttcaaaccaaaagaaaatataccaTGGAAAGAAACATGTATGGTCCATCTTCTTCTCGTTGCCGCATCCAACTCGATATATCATTGGCTACAAAATTGACATTCTCCATTTGTTTCCCCAACATTATTTTTCCACACCCTCCTCCAAGAAATTTCCCATCTTTGATAAagtttgctctctctctctctctctctctctctctctctctctctctctctctctctctctcatgcaaATCTTTTCAATATCGTCTCTAGTACAACTACTGTTGCTAGTACTGATACTGGTACCATTATCAGCTGTAAATAAGCAtaatgaatttcattttgaaaaagaTAGATCATGGGTTATAATTGCAAATGATATTCGATATCCCTTACAAGAGATAGAAATATAGCCAAAAATGTGGATCTTATGGAGACACATGGTCTTGGGTATATTTAGAGGGTACACTAGTTAAGTCTCATGCATGTACCCATTGAACCGTGCATGCGCATAT
The window above is part of the Prunus dulcis chromosome 1, ALMONDv2, whole genome shotgun sequence genome. Proteins encoded here:
- the LOC117614533 gene encoding U-box domain-containing protein 4; translation: MEMENPPDFSYLGRNFSDLSNGEHSSAFSDCNSDRSGEFQTASSQSRRLLISCTSDNSDDLIRQLIADLEAGSIEEQKQAAMEIRLLAKNKSENRLKIAKAGAIKPLVSLLSCSDLQLQEYGVTAILNLSLCDENKELIASSGAIKPLVRSLKTGTPTAKENAACALLRLSQIEENKVAIGRSGAIPQLVNLLESGGFRGKKDASTALYSLCSVKENKIRAVQSGIMKPLVELMADFGSNMVDKSAYVLSVLVSVPEARAALVEEGGIPVLVEIIEVGSQRQKEISVAILLQICENSAVHRNMVAREGAIPPLVALSQSGTNRAKQKAETLTELLRQPRSGNVAARASDLSL
- the LOC117615978 gene encoding strigolactone esterase RMS3, producing the protein MVSTSIIDALNVRVVGSGDKFLVLAHGFGTDQSAWQRILPYLTQSYRVIVYDLVCAGSVNPDYFDFRRYTTLDAYVDDLLAILDALSVTRCAYVGHSVSAMIGILASIRRPNLFSKLVLIGASPRFLNDRDYHGGFEQEEIEKVFSAMEANYSAWVQGFAPLAVGADVPAAVREFSRTLFNMRPDISLFVSRAVFNSDLRGVLGLVRVPCCIIQTAKDVSVPASVAAYLRDHLGGRNTVVMLETEGHLPHLSAPSLLIRKLRHALASS